The following are encoded in a window of Synergistaceae bacterium genomic DNA:
- a CDS encoding type II toxin-antitoxin system VapC family toxin, protein MNNVYYLDTNICIFHMCRPFGILADRINAIEPERIKIPAVVKGELLVGAEKSKRRNETLTETLAFLMPYEIVPFEDSMLMTYAKIRASLELRGQKIGYNDQS, encoded by the coding sequence ATGAATAACGTGTACTATCTCGACACTAACATCTGCATTTTCCACATGTGCAGGCCGTTCGGGATTCTTGCTGACAGAATCAACGCAATAGAGCCTGAACGCATAAAGATTCCGGCTGTTGTTAAAGGTGAGTTGCTTGTCGGCGCGGAGAAAAGCAAAAGGCGCAATGAAACTCTCACGGAAACGCTTGCTTTCTTAATGCCGTATGAGATTGTCCCGTTTGAGGATTCTATGCTCATGACTTACGCGAAAATAAGAGCCTCGCTTGAACTCAGAGGACAGAAAATCGGCTACAACGACCAATCATAG
- a CDS encoding iron ABC transporter permease has product MLPALILLAVSLWRIASGEWDIPFSDVIRFLLTWTDSPEAAVIHSVRLPRLLCSIFAGGILSVSGVTFQGLLANPLAEPYTLGIASGAAFGAAVGILGGEWAVMPCAFAGAMCALILTGAIARDGGRERLILAGVISNAVLSAGVTFLKSIAGEKIGAVVLWLMGNFSGASWRDVWAVTAGAVIVLFPAYIAGNALDVMSLGGERASALGVNENLVRRTLLVSASMGVALCVSSFGVIGFVGLIVPHISRGIVGANHRRVTVNAFVIGAVMMSLADGIAQRLGEIPAGVITAVTGGPFFCWVLGRRG; this is encoded by the coding sequence TTGCTGCCTGCGTTAATACTTCTTGCGGTGTCATTGTGGCGGATTGCGTCGGGTGAATGGGACATCCCTTTTTCTGACGTGATCCGTTTTTTGCTGACGTGGACGGACTCCCCGGAGGCTGCTGTGATTCATTCGGTGAGGCTTCCGCGTCTGTTATGCTCGATATTCGCGGGGGGGATTCTGAGCGTCTCAGGCGTAACATTTCAGGGACTCTTAGCGAATCCATTGGCGGAACCGTACACGCTCGGAATAGCATCGGGGGCGGCGTTTGGTGCGGCTGTCGGGATATTGGGCGGTGAATGGGCGGTAATGCCGTGCGCGTTTGCCGGGGCAATGTGCGCGTTAATCCTGACGGGAGCAATTGCGCGTGACGGAGGCCGGGAGCGTCTCATTCTTGCCGGGGTAATCTCCAACGCTGTACTGTCTGCGGGCGTAACGTTCCTGAAATCGATTGCGGGCGAGAAAATCGGGGCTGTAGTCCTGTGGCTGATGGGAAATTTTTCGGGGGCTTCATGGCGTGATGTATGGGCGGTAACGGCGGGGGCGGTGATAGTGCTTTTCCCGGCATACATCGCGGGGAATGCGCTTGATGTTATGTCGCTGGGCGGTGAGAGGGCTTCAGCTTTGGGCGTGAATGAGAATCTCGTTCGGCGGACTCTTCTTGTGTCTGCGTCAATGGGAGTCGCATTGTGCGTGAGTTCGTTCGGTGTGATTGGGTTCGTGGGACTCATAGTGCCGCATATTTCGCGTGGGATTGTCGGTGCAAATCATAGGCGTGTTACGGTGAATGCGTTTGTGATTGGTGCTGTGATGATGAGTCTTGCTGACGGAATAGCGCAGAGGCTTGGCGAGATTCCTGCTGGGGTGATTACGGCTGTAACGGGCGGGCCGTTTTTCTGCTGGGTGCTTGGGAGAAGGGGATAA